A portion of the Parasteatoda tepidariorum isolate YZ-2023 chromosome 5, CAS_Ptep_4.0, whole genome shotgun sequence genome contains these proteins:
- the LOC107440046 gene encoding alpha-latrocrustotoxin-Lt1a-like: MTLGSDENYSETGKALMRMTREMSLEEQGKNCKKIEKGKNYLDTAVGLAGVALGVFALFSMPLLIVVSSALLVNVLIAKALVTDENIERECADLPFKELDAKMKARQEETDRKIAEQTEILKEVNKKVGQTLDKIEDVRKEMGDSFQRVLNKIGDVDASNPVSEIKTAIESISFGEENKRLATPERYVYIIQQEVATNSDSSLYNYIGLQGSLYKAIFAVINKKNTIKPNIALPGLNIGVTTYASTVITLIQQLRYMSEYVYQKGDLKNFNDYFNRLIFDFNHFKLIVNGSSRKPGIIDQVTQMLNDAKRSKSKQDLGEELFENIGTYINQLNQLKQKIAALSLPVLETTPDKNIDIDFNSKTGYQRSSSNFLDWKRGTKVSYAVQFEKDGKYSKVSDWTSPQEIVDIANPEIVFRKSGNMNRLVFRKFDNGDAELAYILPGSEVKFRDVHRDLYNLAFKNSLSESQVSSNMDRLIRLGANVKAEFEGKRTVIHAAAIAGRSVMLGKILAKDRSLINKPDKLGFTPLHLAAENKRTAFARWLINRGANVNLQGQEYKVTPLHLAVRYQAEEIVEDLLRNSKIDPNLKDIAGLTPLHYALTDEIYNKELFLTLMRNGKTNLNAKDNNGLAVVHYATILDRWEEVIDLSTQDNRFDIYAKDNQQMLAVHYDAMKGNKVEQLISSIMLDKKASKLNDAAGEKHWTPLHFAVFFKQTAWVEYLFGQHKRVVSKVNVDAKDVDNQTPLHLAAAAGLKDIVKILLDNGAKVYEKTKKQNTPLDLAVMHNRKEVIDDLLTFEKNQKLKNGKSAKENDTKACQLAKGEMLNLLKKKNRCGNFRRSIESNFQNSARESSLMGMFENNNLRPLLNSNKPKENLEFKNIKPLTQMDVNGALLLLDLFVRKVTNEKYNSAVIGSESLLDARARALNITDNLQKIVEMAGNDGDLFDIHSKIYKAIMSGNDNKLVKEVCTYLNEFSTLEPQKVENFISAMVENKSVGISKKTIQGNYKNLVKQACYSNHY, encoded by the coding sequence ATGACTTTGGGTTCTGATGAAAATTATTCGGAGACGGGTAAAGCGTTGATGCGTATGACGAGGGAGATGAGCCTAGAAGAGCAAGgaaagaattgcaaaaaaattgaaaaaggtaAGAATTATCTGGACACGGCAGTTGGTTTAGCAGGCGTTGCATTAGGAGTCTTTGCCTTGTTTAGCATGCCACTGCTAATCGTGGTCTCCTCCGCTCTATTAGTTAATGTACTGATTGCCAAGGCTTTAGTAACAGACGAGAACATTGAGAGAGAATGTGCTGATCTCCCTTTTAAAGAGTTAGACGCAAAAATGAAAGCTAGACAAGAAGAAACAGATAGAAAAATTGCAGaacaaactgaaattttgaagGAAGTGAATAAAAAAGTGGGACAAACTCTCGACAAAATAGAAGATGTTAGAAAGGAAATGGGCGATAGCTTTCAGAGGGTATTGAATAAAATCGGGGATGTAGATGCCAGCAATCCAGTTTCCGAAATAAAAACTGCGATCGAATCCATTTCATTTGGGGAAGAGAACAAAAGGTTAGCGACTCCTGAGCGTTATGTTTATATCATCCAGCAAGAAGTAGCAACAAATTCAGATTCATCTCTTTACAATTACATCGGACTTCAAGGTAGTCTGTATAAGGCCATTTTTGCAGTGATTAACAAGAAGAATACCATCAAACCAAACATTGCCCTTCCCGGACTCAACATTGGAGTTACGACTTACGCATCGACCGTCATTACTCTCATTCAGCAACTACGTTACATGTCGGAATATGTTTACCAAAAGggtgatttgaaaaatttcaacgaCTATTTCAATcgtcttatttttgatttcaatcatttcaaattaatagttaatggTTCCTCGAGAAAACCAGGTATAATCGACCAAGTTACTCAGATGTTAAACGACGCAAAAAGAAGTAAAAGCAAGCAAGATCTTGGCGAAGAATTGTTCGAAAATATTGGAACATACATAAACCAACttaatcaattaaaacaaaagattgCAGCACTTTCATTACCCGTACTCGAAACCACTCCTGATAAAAACATTGATATTGATTTCAACTCCAAAACTGGGTATCAACGCAGTAGTTCTAACTTTTTAGACTGGAAAAGAGGCACAAAGGTGAGTTACGCGGTGCAATTCGAAAAAGATGGTAAGTATTCTAAAGTTAGTGATTGGACTTCACCACAGGAAATAGTGGATATAGCCAATCCAGAAATTGTATTCAGGAAATCGGGCAATATGAATAGATTAGTTTTCCGAAAATTTGATAATGGTGATGCAGAATTGGCATACATCCTCCCTGGCTCAGAAGTAAAATTTAGAGACGTTCACAGGGATTTGtataatttagcttttaaaaactcCCTCAGCGAGTCTCAGGTTTCAAGTAACATGGATAGACTCATTAGATTGGGAGCGAATGTTAAGGCAGAGTTTGAGGGTAAACGAACCGTTATTCATGCGGCAGCTATTGCTGGACGATCTGTTATGCTAGGTAAGATATTGGCCAAAGACCGTTCCCTCATTAATAAACCAGATAAATTAGGCTTCACCCCTCTTCACTTAGCTGCTGAAAATAAAAGGACCGCTTTCGCGCGATGGCTAATTAACCGTGGAGCAAATGTTAATTTACAAGGACAGGAATATAAAGTGACTCCACTGCATCTGGCTGTGCGTTACCAAGCCGAAGAAATTGTAGAAGACCTGTTGAGAAACTCAAAAATTGACCCAAATTTAAAAGACATAGCCGGTCTCACTCCCTTGCACTATGCTTTAACTGatgaaatttacaataaagAGCTTTTCCTTACACTAATGCGGaatggaaaaacaaatttaaatgcaaaggATAACAATGGATTAGCAGTCGTGCATTATGCAACCATTCTCGATAGATGGGAAGAGGTAATTGATTTATCTACTCAGGACAACAGATTTGATATCTATGCAAAGGATAACCAACAAATGTTAGCTGTTCATTACGATGCTATGAAAGGAAACAAAGTGGAGCAATTAATATCTTCTATAATGCTTGATAAAAAAGCATCAAAGCTTAATGATGCAGCAGGCGAGAAACATTGGACTCCTTTACATTTTGccgtattttttaagcaaactgcTTGGGTGGAGTATCTGTTTGGGCAGCATAAAAGAGTGGTATCAAAGGTCAATGTAGATGCTAAAGATGTTGACAATCAGACTCCTTTGCACTTAGCTGCTGCGGCTGGATTGAAagatattgttaaaattcttcTGGATAATGGAGcaaaagtttatgaaaagaCGAAGAAACAAAATACACCTCTTGATCTCGCTGTTATGCATAATAGAAAAGAAGTTATCGATGATTTGctgacatttgaaaaaaatcaaaaattgaaaaatggaaagtCTGCTAAAGAAAATGATACTAAGGCGTGTCAATTAGCAAAGGGAGAGATGTTAAATCTACTGAAAAAGAAGAATCGTTGTGGCAATTTCCGCCGCTCGATTGAATCGAATTTTCAAAACTCTGCACGGGAATCCTCTCTTATGGGCatgtttgaaaacaataatttaagacCTTTGTTAAATTCGAATAAACCGAaagaaaatttggaatttaaaaacattaaacctCTAACACAAATGGATGTAAATGGCGCCTTGCTCTTACTGGATCTCTTTGTACGGAAAGTGACAAACGAAAAATACAATTCTGCAGTGATTGGTTCCGAATCGTTGTTAGATGCACGAGCTCGAGCTTTAAACATCACGGATAATTTGCAAAAGATCGTGGAAATGGCAGGAAATGATGGGGATCTTTTTGACATTCATTCGAAGATATACAAGGCTATTATGAGTGGAAATGATAACAAACTTGTAAAAGAAGTATGCACTTATTTAAACGAGTTCTCCACTTTGGAGCCACAGAaagttgaaaactttatttcggCAATGGTTGAAAATAAATCAGTCGGAATTTCCAAGAAAACAATTCAAGGTAACTATAAAAACTTAGTCAAGCAGGCCTGTTATAGCAATCACTATTAA